The genomic segment CGCGGCAACGTCCACAAAACTCATGTCCTCGTCTCCTCTGTCTTGTTGGTACTCCTCGTCACTGTCTTCGGCAGCGATTCTTCTGCGCTTCTTTTCGTGTCCGTTCCGAGGAGAGGATGACACTGGCAGAGACTCGGTGGGAAGCATGTTTCCAAGCTTGACCCTCAACTTCTCAATCTTGCCCAATAGCTTGGCCTGGCCTGGGAAGAAAGGAAGGGCCTCCTCGTACATCTGAAGCGCCACAACATCATTACCAGTCTCCTTGGCCTGCCTAGCAGCCAGCAAGAAGCGTAGGCCCTCTGAGCGACCATCGTCGCGTTCCCGCTCCTCATTCGCAATCCGGCGCTCCAGTGCTTCCAACCGTCGCCGCACGGCATCGTTGATATCGGGGTGAGCAGGTGCAGGTGCAGGCTCTGCCGTTTTGTTCTCCCTAGATGCGAGGATCTCGCTGACCTTTTTCTCGACGATGGCCTCCAACTGCTCTGCGGAGATGGAAAGCTTTTGTTCGGCTGGTTGAGCTGGCTGGGTTGGTTGAGCAATCAGGGAGGACTGCGACGGCCGTGCAAGTTTGCTAGCCTTGGCTGGCAATTCGCGTTCGACGAGGGGCTTCCGGGTCTGCGTCATGTTGGCAGTCGGTCGGACGGGGACAGCAGACTTGCTACGGTCGGTGTACACATTAAAAAGCTTGACCGGTCGCGTCGGATCGGCAGCTTTTTCGGTTGCCTTGGCTGCAATAGTGCCACTGTGAATGTTGTGGGCATTGGATAAGGGGCGGAGGGGTTGTCGTAGGGTGGATGTAGAACTTCCCGAGTTTGTACGCGGGACTTGCTTGAAGACGACTTCATTCTCAATTTCGCGGACCTCGATGCGCTTGGCTCTCGAGCTGACATTCAAGCTGCTCAGAGTGTCCAGATGGTAGCTCCGGATTGGGGCCAGGTTCAGGATCATGACCGTGATGCCGTTGTTCTGGCCTAGACTGAGGATGCGCGTCATCTTTGACTCGCGGTAAGGAATCCGTTTGTCCCCTCGTGAGATGGCGTCGATGCACTGGGACAGGACGAAAAGACTTTTGTTGATGGCAGCAGACTCTACCAGTCTCTCCTTTCCATTGTCGGTACGGCGGTTGTCTTCTGAGCCAGCCAAGTCAATGGCTGAGGCCACGCTTTCGCGGACCTGGTCTCCCGCCGTTTGGGTCACCTTGATTCTCATGATGGCATGGCTTCGACTGCTGTGGGCGTTGAGTTTCGTTGATGCCGTCACGCGGTTGTTATTCGCCTCGATATAGAGTCGGGAAAAGTCCTGAAGATCCTCGCAGGCGCGTTCGGATAGACCCACTACCATCGTCTTGCCATCTTTTTCGCGGAGGGGAAGGCCAGAGGGCTGACGTTTCTCGGGAGGTTCGAATAGGTCAAAAACCTTGTCGTTGTATATCTCGTAGTATGATAAGACAACGTCGACGGTGGTCTGGCCGCCGGTGTCCTTGGCGATCTTCTTTCCGCGCCGATACACACCGCTCAATAGCCGCGGGATGACACCGCGATCTGCCAGCTTCAGCCCACCTCTCATGGTGTGCGTCTTGCCTGTTCCGGTGACTCCATAGGCAAAGATGGTGACATCGAGGCCTTGGAAGAGTGCCTTAATGTGTGGTGCCACTGCTCAAGTTAGTATGACCGATGTCTCTCGATGATTCGTATCTAGCGTaaaggtatccgtaccctCTGCTGTGAAGAGTGCGTCCTGTGTCGTCGATTGGTCGTAGACGCTGGTGAAGGCGAAGGAGAACTCCTCGCTCTCGTTCTTCGGACTTGGGATCTTGACCAGCGTGGCTGGCTTGCCCGGCTCAGTGCTGTCCGCGCGGACAATGACGTCCTTATCCAGCTCCTTTTCGAGGAGGGGACGGATACGCGCGACCACACGAACCGACATGGTGAGGCCAGACCGACTTTCGACTCGATGGTGAGGGTGGCAGCAGCCCAAGCCAGCAGGAATGAGAAGATGTCGAAGCCGATACTCGGGTTCCGATACTCGGGGGTGTGATGTCGGAGTTTGGAGTCGACGCGACGTGTCGAGGTTGGTTCGACGAGAAGACTTTTGTGGTGTTTGAACCGTGTTCGTGACTTATTCAATGTTGTGCAAGGAATATGGAAGGTTTGCACTGAGGCCTTGTCAACAGGGGTGTGGACATGGGCTGTTGCTGGGGTGATTGCGCTAATCTCCTCTAAGCGAATGAAACGAATCTCCAGCCCCACTAAAGCCTTCGAGCTTTGACATTGGCAGGAACATTCAGATACGTACTTGGTCCATAGGGGTAAGCTTAATCCCCTGCTCTAGTACCGACCCACAGACCAGGGTCAGCACACCAGTCACATCGTTAGCgcaaaatagctaatataatcaATAATTATTCGAatctaattaatttctatagttaaattagtatttaatatgtattccgttagtattaattaccgcttagtaatatataagtattatacttaataataagtataaaaagtcttttaaaagggtatcttaggcctctttaacctattattataatacgttataaataaggttttcttatatacctataagctcctatatataatcctttatttaattttaatacgtcttaataaggttaaaatTAGGTAAGAAAAGTagctaaaaaataaaataaatactatagttactaagctcttattaaatagtttttatattatatactaaggccccgttttatattaaaataagattattactatatatttattaataaaagcgaatctaactattaataataagtatagtatagtcttagtaagaattagtacgaatactaccctaaatttcttttttaaaaatacttaattcttTCTAATCCCTAAAAAAATATCTTTAGAATATCTAATCCCGCTTACGTTAATacctcttaataatatacgtcaagtcctattttttattataataatgggtaatataaagcttataataataaccgccCGTAACTTATATCTTATCTATTTATAggattttttattactttttaacggtttaataaaagtactctcgtacttaaataaaatacttaatttaattagccTCGGATATTAGGGGCTTAtgataagtaatataataataaaacccgAGCTACCGtaaggctacttatataatatagatactaaattaaaaataaaaaagggtagttaataattataaaaaggaggcccggtagcccttttttaaagaagtaatatacttaataagctctttctcttattataagcttataacccgtaagtagctagactatatctagcacgtatagctttaacgaggtaatacgggatattcttataaagaatataaaaagtgaatatttatatagaagcaagaatatataaatataggggaaataagcgtatataaaagtggtttttgtaataaagagagtaatatagttaaattactatatgagaagttgcttacttaacgaaaggtctaggtaggcaaatatacgcctatatataggcataaaaacctcctactagaatattccattccttattaattatgatataattaataagcgcatacg from the Colletotrichum lupini chromosome 3, complete sequence genome contains:
- a CDS encoding kinesin motor domain-containing protein, giving the protein MSKLEGFTHVHTPVDKASVQTFHIPCTTLNKSRTRFKHHKSLLVEPTSTRRVDSKLRHHTPEYRNPSIGFDIFSFLLAWAAATLTIESKELDKDVIVRADSTEPGKPATLVKIPSPKNESEEFSFAFTSVYDQSTTQDALFTAEVAPHIKALFQGLDVTIFAYGVTGTGKTHTMRGGLKLADRGVIPRLLSGVYRRGKKIAKDTGGQTTVDVVLSYYEIYNDKVFDLFEPPEKRQPSGLPLREKDGKTMVVGLSERACEDLQDFSRLYIEANNNRVTASTKLNAHSSRSHAIMRIKVTQTAGDQVRESVASAIDLAGSEDNRRTDNGKERLVESAAINKSLFVLSQCIDAISRGDKRIPYRESKMTRILSLGQNNGITVMILNLAPIRSYHLDTLSSLNVSSRAKRIEVREIENEVVFKQVPRTNSGSSTSTLRQPLRPLSNAHNIHSGTIAAKATEKAADPTRPVKLFNVYTDRSKSAVPVRPTANMTQTRKPLVERELPAKASKLARPSQSSLIAQPTQPAQPAEQKLSISAEQLEAIVEKKVSEILASRENKTAEPAPAPAHPDINDAVRRRLEALERRIANEERERDDGRSEGLRFLLAARQAKETGNDVVALQMYEEALPFFPGQAKLLGKIEKLRVKLGNMLPTESLPVSSSPRNGHEKKRRRIAAEDSDEEYQQDRGDEDMSFVDVAAKTKSRKAKPAKPPKMVLPDPAGPASPRTQNLLSIVNSRDLAQIKGLHGFGSKKAQDLVDYLEHLADEEDAEIETLAQLKTIPGMGGRTVERAYDGLHGASGGYRCIGHGVSGVQHTGRGGLEKQVAYRTLHIVARILQVKAY